One Papaver somniferum cultivar HN1 chromosome 10, ASM357369v1, whole genome shotgun sequence genomic window carries:
- the LOC113318901 gene encoding transcription factor MYB3R-1-like, whose protein sequence is MESDRNLGDGGAETHVTAPVEGSNQNGLQRTRTSHGRTSGPTRRSTKGQWTAEEDTILCRAVQRFKGRNWKKIAECFKDRTDVQCLHRWQKVLNPELVKGPWSKEEDEVIVELVKKHGAKKWSTIAQALPGRIGKQCRERWHNHLNPNINKEAWTQEEEVALIHAHQIYGNKWAELTKFLPGRTDNMIKNHWNSSVKKKLDSYLASGLLAQFQGLPHVGNPNQYPPSSSRAQNSGRDDSCLKDGSEMEEVSECSQPSTAHACSQTDNNMDNSYIPVHSQDDFRLTEEFGHIESQTSNPSCSQQYYTTLEEVACAGREIPCGQATSVKSPAHNFMCHSGNSEYFLQEPSAFFEPSRHCTTGAKENLETGSLMSGGSSMEHNVVRADNQEQASMSQTDRSGVFNSEEGTNGCFSSVNGHSNAMICRSDSQNSETVRSLAPQPYYPLNSSDMLATYCGEPLMNYSSLLCAGEGTVSFGNKCSGMRDMPSGIQDPEAFTSSCDGFIYPEAGCSNSPCDDDIEKDCLPSNPKWVKDASKPVPVDIFASLNLDGVETHTSVDKGRKHDVEDPDQGTLFYEPPRFPSLDLPFLSCDLIQSGGDLQQAYSPLGIRQHTMSSMNCYSPYRLFDSPSRDDSPDGVLKSAAKSFQGTPSILKKRPREFFSPLQDRKCGKKHDGKMNSSESPGLDVVFDENVVGNITLSAIKSVLFSPPNNHKNHLGVSTSDKENVDHGGVSSSDGRILENASETGPRRNQEADDRLVASDTMDLGDTTEMVQQPSRVLVEHNINDRVFFSPDRERYPTNRVFNAQSPKDQHSRSLETSSAQNAQSGRSEHCSVNVFVSPASERRNGRRLVPATSAQCFPLSLPLEVASKNAAIDGDTENISLFSGTPSIKKGFESPSAWKSPWFMNSFLPGPRVDTDITIEDIGYFMSPGERSYDALGLMQQLREQTAAVVAEAHEVLASGQKDPPDGKLCDQENSGNELLTERRVLDFSECGTPGKGTENRRSAGATSVSFSSPSYLMKGCR, encoded by the exons ATGGAAAGCGATAGAAATCTGGGGGACGGGGGAGCTGAAACTCATGTTACAGCTCCGGTAGAAGGGAGTAATCAGAATGGGTTACAAAGAACACGAACTTCACATGG GAGGACAAGCGGCCCTACTAGGCGTTCTACGAAAGGGCAATGGACAGCTGAAGAG GATACAATTCTATGCCGAGCTGTTCAGCGTTTTAAGGGGCGAAATTGGAAAAAGATTG CTGAATGTTTTAAGGATCGAACAGATGTACAGTGCCTACATCGGTGGCAgaaggttttgaatccagagcttgtTAAAGGTCCATGGTCGAAAGAG GAGGATGAAGTAATAGTTGAGTTGGTTAAAAAACATGGGGCAAAGAAATGGTCCACTATTGCACAAGCTTTGCCTGGTCGCATAGGAAAGCAGTGCCGGGAAAG GTGGCATAATCATCTCAAtccaaatattaacaaagaggcaTGGACTCAGGAGGAGGAGGTGGCCCTGATTCACGCTCATCAAATTTATGGGAACAAATGGGCCGAGTTAACAAAGTTCTTACCGGGAAG AACAGATAATATGATAAAAAATCATTGGAACAGTTCTGTGAAAAAGAAACTAGATTCTTATTTGGCATCAGGTCTTCTAGCTCAGTTTCAGGGTCTGCCTCATGTGGGCAACCCAAACCAGTATCCCCCTTCTTCTTCGAGAGCACAAAATAGTGGCAGAGATGATAGTTGTCTGAAAGATGGGTCGGAAATGGAAGAGGTGTCAGAATGTAGTCAACCTTCAACTGCTCATGCGTGCTCCCAAACTGACAATAACATGGATAATAGCTATATTCCAGTACATTCACAGGATGACTTTAGATTGACTGAAGAGTTTGGTCACATAGAATCACAAACTTCAAATCCGTCATGTTCCCAGCAGTATTATACCACTTTAGAAGAAGTTGCGTGTGCTGGCCGAGAAATACCTTGTGGTCAGGCTACATCTGTTAAGTCCCCTGCGCATAATTTTATGTGTCACTCTGGGAATTCTGAATATTTTCTACAGGAGCCCTCTGCTTTTTTCGAACCATCTAGACATTGTACAACGGGGGCTAAAGAAAACCTTGAAACAGGATCGTTGATGTCTGGAGGAAGTTCTATGGAGCATAATGTGGTTAGGGCTGATAACCAGGAGCAGGCCTCTATGTCTCAAACTGACCGTTCTGGTGTTTTCAACTCAGAAGAAGGGACGAATGGATGTTTTTCTTCGGTAAATGGACACTCCAATGCAATGATTTGCCGATCTGATAGTCAAAACTCTGAAACTGTTAGAAGTTTAGCTCCACAACCGTATTATCCACTAAACTCCTCTGACATGTTAGCAACATACTGCGGTGAACCTTTAATGAATTACTCAAGTCTGCTTTGTGCTGGTGAAGGAACGGTCAGTTTTGGTAACAAATGTAGTGGAATGAGAGACATGCCAAGTGGAATTCAGGACCCTGAGGCCTTTACGAGCTCCTGTGATGGGTTCATCTATCCTGAGGCTGGTTGTAGTAACTCTCCCTGCGATGATGATATAGAGAAAGATTGCCTGCCTTCGAACCCCAAGTGGGTTAAAGATGCTTCAAAACCAGTTCCTGTTGATATATTTGCTTCATTGAACCTAGATGGTGTCGAAACCCATACAAGCGTGGATAAAGGCAGAaaacatgatgttgaagatccgGACCAGGGGACTTTATTCTACGAACCACCTCGCTTTCCAAGCCTGGATCTTCCATTTCTTAGCTGTGATCTGATACAATCTGGGGGTGACTTACAACAAGCATACAGCCCCCTTGGTATCCGCCAACATACAATGTCGTCCATGAACTGCTACTCTCCGTACAGACTATTTGATTCACCATCTCGAGATGATAGTCCTGATGGAGTTTTGAAGAGTGCTGCAAAAAGCTTTCAAGGCACACCTTCCATTCTGAAGAAACGACCGCGAGAATTCTTTTCACCTTTACAGGATAGAAAATGTGGGAAAAAACATGACGGGAAAATGAACAGCAGTGAATCTCCTGGTCTAgatgttgtttttgatgaaaaCGTAGTGGGCAACATTACGTTATCTGCTATCAAGAGTGTTCTTTTTTCTCCACCAAATAACCATAAAAATCATCTGGGCGTCTCCACTTCTGACAAAGAAAATGTGGATCATGGTGGGGTCTCTTCTTCAGATGGTAGGATTTTGGAAAATGCGTCTGAAACAGGGCCTAGAAGAAATCAAGAGGCTGATGACAGACTTGTTGCTTCAGATACAATGGATCTTGGTGACACCACCGAAATG GTGCAACAGCCCAGCAGAGTCCTTGTTGAGCATAACATAAATGATCGTGTTTTCTTTTCCCCTGACCGAGAAAGATATCCTACAAATAGAGTTTTCAATGCTCAGAGTCCAAAAGATCAACATTCCAGAAGCTTGGAGACATCATCAGCTCAGAATGCTCAAAGTGGTCGTTCAGAGCATTGCTCTGTAAATGTATTCGTTTCTCCTGCTTCAGAGAGGAGGAACGGAAGGCGTTTAGTTCCAGCAACGTCGGCACAATGTTTTCCGTTATCGCTGCCGCTTGAAGTTGCAAGTAAGAATGCTGCGATTGATGGTGACACAGAGAATATCAGCTT GTTTAGTGGGACACCTTCTATCAAGAAAGGGTTTGAATCTCCTTCGGCATGGAAGTCCCCTTGGTTTATGAACTCCTTCTTGCCTGGTCCAAGAGTTGATACAGACATAACAATTGAG GACATAGGGTATTTCATGAGCCCTGGAGAGAGAAGCTATGATGCACTTGGGTTAATGCAACAGTTGCGTGAGCAAACTGCAGCAGTAGTTGCAGAAGCCCATGAAGTTTTAGCAAGTGGCCAAAAAGATCCGCCTGATGGAAAACTTTGTGATCAGGAGAATTCAGGCAACGAGCTCTTG ACGGAGCGGCGTGTTCTTGATTTCAGTGAATGTGGCACACCTGGGAAGGGAACAGAGAACAGGAGGTCCGCGGGTGCGACTTCAGTAAGCTTCTCAAGTCCTTCTTATTTGATGAAAGGTTGCAGGTAG